From Providencia sp. R33, a single genomic window includes:
- the pyrI gene encoding aspartate carbamoyltransferase regulatory subunit, protein MTHDHKLQVEAISHGTVIDHIPAQIGFKLLKLFKLTKTDERITIGLNLPSSNLGKKDIIKIENTFLTPEQANQLAMYAPEATVNRIEDYQVVEKLELTLPEHIDNVLVCPNSNCISHNEPVSSSFRVKKVGKEVALTCRFCEKEFDRDAVINNQ, encoded by the coding sequence ATGACACACGACCATAAATTACAAGTTGAAGCCATCAGCCACGGTACGGTTATCGACCATATTCCTGCTCAAATCGGCTTTAAGTTACTAAAATTATTTAAATTAACCAAAACTGATGAGCGCATCACCATTGGGTTAAATTTACCGTCTAGTAATCTGGGCAAAAAAGACATTATCAAAATTGAAAATACCTTTTTAACCCCTGAGCAAGCCAACCAATTGGCGATGTATGCGCCAGAAGCGACCGTAAACCGTATTGAAGATTACCAAGTCGTTGAAAAATTAGAATTAACATTACCAGAGCATATCGATAACGTACTGGTATGTCCAAACAGTAACTGCATTAGCCACAATGAACCCGTTTCAAGCAGTTTTCGCGTGAAGAAAGTGGGCAAAGAAGTCGCTCTGACTTGCCGTTTCTGCGAAAAAGAGTTCGATAGAGACGCCGTGATCAATAATCAATAG
- the ridA gene encoding 2-iminobutanoate/2-iminopropanoate deaminase, whose protein sequence is MSYEINTENAPAAIGPYVQGVDLGSMVITSGQIPVDPKTGDVPEDIAAQTRQSLANVKAILEKAGLTAADIVKTTVFVKDLNDFATVNATYEEFFKQHNAPFPARSCVEVARLPKDVKIEIEAIAVRK, encoded by the coding sequence ATGTCATACGAAATCAATACAGAAAACGCACCCGCTGCCATTGGTCCATACGTTCAAGGCGTTGATTTGGGTAGCATGGTTATCACTTCAGGCCAAATCCCTGTTGATCCAAAAACCGGTGACGTGCCAGAAGATATCGCTGCACAGACTCGCCAATCACTGGCTAACGTCAAAGCAATCTTAGAAAAAGCAGGCTTAACCGCAGCTGATATCGTTAAAACTACTGTATTCGTTAAAGACTTAAATGACTTTGCGACAGTCAATGCGACCTATGAAGAATTCTTCAAGCAACACAATGCACCATTCCCAGCACGCTCTTGTGTTGAGGTTGCTCGTCTGCCAAAAGACGTAAAAATTGAAATTGAAGCCATTGCTGTACGCAAATAA
- the nrdD gene encoding anaerobic ribonucleoside-triphosphate reductase: MGTVVIKRDGCQVSFDLPRIQEAVKRAAAAVNVKDDDYCLQVASIVTEQLCNRNQVDIGEIQDAVENQLMSGPYKDLARAYIEYRHDRDSEREKRSQLTHDIRGLIEQSNVSLLNENANKDSKVIPTQRDLLAGIVAKHYAKQHILPRDVVLAHERGEIHYHDLDYAPFFPMFNCMLIDLKGMLTNGFKMGNAEIEPPKSISTATAVTAQIIAQVASHIYGGTTINRIDEILAPYVAISYQKHLEVAQEWGIADAEGYAQSRTDKECYDAFQSLEYEVNTLHTANGQTPFVTFGFGLGTSKEARLIQQSILKNRIAGLGKNRKTAVFPKLVFAIKDGLNHKLNDPNYDIKQLALECASKRMYPDILNYDRVVDVTGSFKTPMGCRSFLGIYEENGEQIHDGRNNLGVISLNLPRIAIEAQGSEDAFWALLDERLAIAKKALMTRIARLETVKARVAPILYMEGACGVRLKADDNVAEIFKNGRASISLGYIGLHETINALFGSETHVYDSEKLREKAVAIVDRLRQATDEWKAQTGYGFSLYSTPSENLCDRFCRIDTAEFGVINGVTDKGYYTNSFHLDVEKQVNPYDKIDFEAPYPAIANGGFICYGEYPNLQHNVRALEDVWDYSYQHVPYYGTNTPIDECYECGFSGEFSCTSKGFTCPACGNHDTNRVSVIRRVCGYLGSPDARPFNAGKQEEVKRRIKHLGNGQIG, translated from the coding sequence GTGGGAACGGTTGTCATTAAAAGAGATGGTTGTCAGGTCAGTTTTGACCTTCCAAGAATACAAGAAGCCGTAAAGCGCGCAGCCGCAGCGGTGAATGTTAAGGATGACGATTATTGTCTTCAAGTTGCTTCTATCGTCACAGAGCAGCTTTGCAACCGTAACCAAGTGGATATTGGTGAAATCCAAGATGCTGTTGAAAACCAATTGATGTCAGGGCCGTACAAAGATTTAGCCCGTGCGTACATCGAATATCGCCATGATAGGGACAGCGAGCGTGAAAAACGCAGCCAGCTTACCCATGATATTCGTGGATTAATTGAGCAAAGTAATGTCTCTCTGTTAAATGAAAATGCCAATAAAGACAGTAAAGTGATCCCAACTCAGCGAGATTTACTTGCTGGGATCGTAGCAAAACATTATGCCAAACAGCATATTTTACCTCGTGATGTCGTTTTAGCTCATGAAAGAGGTGAAATTCACTATCACGACCTCGATTATGCGCCATTCTTCCCGATGTTTAACTGTATGCTAATTGACCTAAAAGGTATGTTAACTAACGGGTTTAAGATGGGAAATGCGGAAATTGAGCCACCTAAATCTATTTCAACAGCAACAGCGGTAACAGCGCAAATTATTGCTCAAGTGGCTAGCCATATTTATGGTGGCACAACCATCAACCGCATTGATGAGATTTTAGCGCCTTATGTGGCGATCAGTTACCAAAAACACTTAGAAGTGGCCCAAGAATGGGGAATTGCTGACGCAGAAGGTTACGCACAAAGCCGCACAGATAAAGAGTGTTATGATGCATTCCAATCTTTAGAGTATGAAGTGAATACACTGCATACCGCCAATGGCCAAACACCGTTTGTTACGTTTGGTTTTGGGTTAGGCACATCAAAAGAAGCGCGCTTAATTCAACAATCAATTCTGAAAAACCGTATTGCAGGCCTTGGAAAAAACCGCAAAACCGCCGTGTTCCCTAAACTGGTTTTCGCTATCAAAGATGGGCTAAACCACAAACTTAACGACCCAAATTACGATATCAAGCAATTAGCCTTAGAATGTGCCAGCAAGCGCATGTACCCCGATATCCTCAATTATGACCGTGTGGTTGATGTCACTGGTTCATTTAAAACCCCAATGGGTTGCCGCAGCTTCTTAGGGATTTATGAAGAAAATGGCGAACAAATTCATGATGGTCGCAACAATTTAGGCGTCATCAGCCTGAACTTGCCGCGTATCGCCATTGAAGCGCAAGGCAGCGAAGATGCATTCTGGGCGTTATTAGATGAGCGCCTTGCTATCGCGAAAAAAGCCTTAATGACACGAATTGCCCGCCTAGAAACCGTGAAAGCCCGTGTTGCCCCTATCCTGTATATGGAAGGTGCGTGTGGTGTAAGATTAAAAGCGGACGATAATGTCGCTGAGATATTCAAAAATGGCAGAGCCTCAATTTCCTTAGGTTACATTGGATTACATGAAACTATCAATGCGCTATTTGGCTCAGAAACCCACGTGTATGACAGCGAAAAACTGCGTGAAAAAGCCGTGGCTATTGTTGATCGTCTACGCCAAGCCACAGACGAGTGGAAAGCACAAACAGGCTACGGTTTCAGCTTATATAGCACACCAAGTGAAAATTTATGCGACCGATTTTGCCGCATCGACACCGCGGAATTCGGTGTCATTAATGGCGTCACAGATAAAGGCTACTACACCAACAGTTTCCATTTAGATGTTGAAAAACAAGTTAATCCATACGACAAAATTGACTTTGAAGCGCCGTATCCTGCAATCGCGAATGGCGGTTTTATCTGTTACGGCGAGTACCCTAACTTGCAACATAACGTCAGGGCACTGGAAGATGTGTGGGATTATAGCTATCAACACGTTCCTTATTATGGAACCAACACACCAATAGATGAATGTTATGAATGTGGTTTTTCTGGTGAATTTTCCTGTACTAGCAAAGGGTTTACCTGCCCCGCTTGCGGCAACCATGACACCAACCGTGTTTCGGTGATCCGCCGCGTATGTGGCTATTTAGGCAGCCCTGATGCACGCCCATTTAACGCAGGTAAACAAGAAGAAGTGAAGCGCCGTATCAAACACTTAGGTAATGGCCAAATAGGTTAA
- the nrdG gene encoding anaerobic ribonucleoside-triphosphate reductase-activating protein encodes MNYHQYYPVDVVNGPGTRCTLFVAGCVHQCRGCYNQSTWRVDSGAPFTQEMEDQIIQDLQDTRIRRQGLSLSGGDPLHPANLPAVLKLVKRVKAVCPDKDIWVWTGYKLAELTLEQQKVVSLVNTLVDGKFEQDLHDPRLIWRGSANQVIHHLR; translated from the coding sequence ATGAATTATCACCAGTATTATCCTGTTGATGTGGTTAATGGCCCAGGAACCCGTTGCACACTGTTTGTAGCGGGGTGTGTCCACCAGTGCCGCGGTTGTTATAACCAAAGTACGTGGCGAGTGGATTCTGGCGCGCCATTCACTCAAGAAATGGAAGACCAAATCATCCAAGATTTGCAAGATACCCGTATCCGCCGACAAGGGCTCTCCCTCTCTGGCGGAGACCCTCTGCACCCAGCCAATTTGCCAGCGGTGCTCAAGTTAGTAAAGCGAGTGAAAGCGGTCTGCCCGGATAAGGACATCTGGGTATGGACTGGCTATAAGCTAGCTGAATTGACGCTCGAACAACAAAAAGTTGTCAGCTTGGTTAATACCTTAGTTGACGGCAAGTTTGAGCAAGATTTACACGACCCACGCTTAATTTGGCGCGGCAGTGCAAATCAAGTGATCCACCATTTGCGCTAG
- a CDS encoding YhbP family protein, which translates to MTPEQTLKHIQRYISRQHVFSLFTHHLNDIWPASCYYAFDAKSMSLILMTDPNSTHGQLMMANTQVAGTISAQTKAVNAIQGVQFIGEIEKLGGEAELQARNAYCRRFPVALAAKLPVWQLHLTKVKMVDNKLGFGTKLHWAREA; encoded by the coding sequence ATGACGCCTGAACAAACCTTAAAACACATCCAACGCTATATTTCCCGCCAACATGTTTTTTCTCTATTCACTCACCATCTCAATGATATCTGGCCTGCCAGTTGTTATTATGCATTTGATGCGAAAAGTATGTCGTTGATCCTCATGACGGATCCCAACTCTACACATGGTCAATTGATGATGGCTAACACCCAAGTGGCGGGCACTATCTCTGCGCAAACCAAAGCGGTAAATGCGATACAAGGGGTTCAATTTATTGGTGAAATTGAAAAGCTTGGCGGAGAGGCTGAGCTGCAAGCGCGAAATGCCTATTGCCGACGATTTCCCGTGGCCCTCGCGGCGAAGCTACCTGTATGGCAGCTTCACTTAACGAAGGTTAAAATGGTGGACAACAAGTTGGGGTTTGGCACCAAATTGCATTGGGCCCGAGAAGCCTAG
- the bhsA gene encoding multiple stress resistance protein BhsA encodes MKKSTLFAAALALGAVSFGSMAADEVQHSSQPAAGYVSVTGAVSVNDLTAQLAKKADEAGATSFRVISASGENSMSGTAAIYK; translated from the coding sequence ATGAAAAAATCAACATTATTTGCTGCTGCTTTAGCTTTAGGTGCTGTATCATTTGGTTCAATGGCTGCTGATGAAGTTCAACATTCTAGCCAACCAGCTGCGGGTTATGTCTCAGTGACTGGTGCCGTTAGTGTAAATGACCTGACCGCACAATTGGCCAAAAAAGCTGATGAAGCTGGCGCAACTTCTTTCCGTGTGATTTCTGCAAGCGGTGAGAATTCAATGAGTGGTACTGCGGCTATCTATAAATAA
- a CDS encoding GIY-YIG nuclease family protein, which translates to MTKNTSEKSELKQNSWYLYLVREKNNALYCGITTDVQRRFAQHKAGTGAKALKGKMPLTLAFSCLIGSRSVASQLEYKVKQLSKKTKERLVIDQPSDLTAYLAQAKLSKCEE; encoded by the coding sequence ATGACAAAAAACACGTCAGAAAAAAGCGAATTAAAGCAAAATAGCTGGTATCTCTATCTAGTGAGGGAGAAAAATAACGCACTTTATTGCGGGATCACGACGGATGTACAGCGCCGATTTGCACAACATAAAGCGGGAACGGGAGCAAAAGCATTGAAAGGAAAAATGCCACTAACATTAGCATTTTCATGTTTGATTGGTTCGCGTTCAGTCGCATCCCAACTGGAATATAAGGTTAAGCAACTGAGTAAAAAGACAAAAGAAAGGCTGGTCATTGACCAGCCTAGCGATTTGACGGCTTATTTAGCTCAGGCTAAATTGTCAAAATGTGAAGAATAG
- a CDS encoding GNAT family N-acetyltransferase, translating into MLIRVEIPVDAMGIDRLLRETFPTEAEANLVQHLREDGLLTLGVVATNDNGEVIGYVGFTPVDLNGEDVQWVGLAPLAVNKAHQGQGIAEKLVYEGLDSLNEFGYGAVVVLGDEQYYSRFGFVPASKHGIRCQWPEQQAHFLICGLENGGIGEQQGDVVYSSHFDNLA; encoded by the coding sequence ATGCTAATTCGGGTAGAGATCCCTGTTGATGCCATGGGCATTGATAGGCTACTGCGAGAAACCTTCCCAACAGAAGCAGAAGCTAACCTTGTTCAACACCTACGTGAAGACGGTTTGCTGACATTGGGGGTTGTTGCCACCAATGATAATGGTGAAGTGATAGGCTATGTGGGCTTCACCCCCGTTGACCTAAATGGCGAAGACGTACAATGGGTTGGGTTAGCACCTTTAGCCGTTAATAAAGCCCACCAAGGGCAAGGCATTGCAGAGAAACTGGTTTATGAGGGGTTAGATAGCCTGAATGAATTTGGTTATGGTGCAGTGGTTGTGCTGGGTGATGAGCAATATTACTCGCGCTTTGGGTTTGTGCCTGCTTCTAAGCATGGCATTCGTTGCCAGTGGCCAGAACAACAAGCTCACTTTTTAATTTGTGGGTTAGAAAATGGTGGGATAGGCGAGCAACAAGGTGATGTGGTCTATTCTTCACATTTTGACAATTTAGCCTGA
- the ubiT gene encoding ubiquinone anaerobic biosynthesis accessory factor UbiT, producing MLGKIRSQLITKGPSLLKLPLKVTPFAVQRQVLEQLLSWQFRESVKEGELDFLEDKWLKVEVRDLALVWFISLQNGQLAVKQQADADVSVSGNANDLVLIAARKEDPDTLFFQRRLVIEGDTELGLYVKNLMDAFELENMPAPLRFALLQLAEVIKTVQDSEDAEHKAPALTSC from the coding sequence GTGTTAGGTAAAATTCGTTCTCAACTCATCACAAAAGGCCCTTCACTTTTGAAATTACCTTTAAAGGTGACCCCATTTGCTGTTCAGCGTCAGGTGCTTGAACAACTGTTAAGTTGGCAGTTTCGTGAGTCAGTAAAAGAAGGGGAGCTTGATTTTCTCGAAGATAAGTGGCTTAAAGTGGAAGTCCGTGATTTAGCATTGGTGTGGTTTATCAGCCTACAAAATGGTCAGTTAGCAGTCAAGCAACAGGCAGATGCCGATGTCAGTGTTAGCGGCAATGCCAATGATTTGGTGTTGATTGCAGCACGGAAAGAAGACCCTGATACATTATTTTTCCAACGCCGTTTGGTGATTGAAGGGGATACCGAGTTAGGGTTATATGTGAAAAACTTGATGGATGCGTTTGAGCTCGAAAATATGCCAGCGCCCTTGCGTTTCGCATTATTGCAATTAGCTGAAGTGATTAAAACGGTACAAGATAGCGAGGACGCAGAGCATAAAGCCCCTGCGTTGACCTCATGCTAA
- the ubiU gene encoding ubiquinone anaerobic biosynthesis protein UbiU — MELLCPAGNLPALKAAVDNGADAVYIGLKNDTNARHFAGLNFTQKKLHEAERYIHSRNRKLHIAINTFAHPDGYQRWQDSVDLAADLGADALIIADIAMLEYAATKYPHIERHVSVQASATNTEAIRFYQRNFDVHRVVLPRVLSIHQVKQLAKNSPVPLEVFAFGSLCIMAEGRCYLSSYLTGESPNTVGACSPARFVRWQQTADGMESRLNDVLIDRYKADENAGYPTLCKGRYLVDEQKYHVLEEPTSLNTIELLPELMAANIASVKIEGRQRSPAYVSEVARIWRQAIDRYKANPDKFVTDSKWMKALGKLSEGSQTTLGAYHRKWQ, encoded by the coding sequence ATGGAATTACTCTGCCCAGCAGGAAACTTACCTGCTTTAAAAGCCGCTGTGGATAATGGCGCTGATGCGGTGTATATCGGGCTAAAAAATGATACTAACGCACGCCACTTTGCAGGTTTGAATTTTACGCAAAAAAAACTGCATGAAGCAGAACGTTATATTCACAGCCGCAATCGTAAATTGCATATCGCCATCAATACATTTGCTCACCCAGATGGCTACCAGCGATGGCAAGATTCGGTAGATCTTGCCGCTGACCTTGGTGCCGATGCCCTTATTATAGCCGATATCGCGATGCTAGAGTACGCTGCCACTAAATACCCGCATATTGAAAGACATGTTTCCGTGCAAGCCTCTGCCACCAATACCGAAGCAATCCGCTTTTATCAGCGCAACTTTGATGTCCACCGCGTCGTACTGCCTCGCGTACTTTCAATTCATCAAGTTAAGCAACTGGCGAAAAATAGCCCTGTCCCCCTCGAGGTATTTGCTTTTGGTAGCCTGTGTATTATGGCCGAAGGGCGCTGTTATTTATCCTCTTACCTGACGGGAGAGTCCCCAAATACCGTTGGAGCCTGTTCCCCTGCCCGCTTTGTGCGTTGGCAACAAACGGCTGATGGTATGGAATCACGCCTCAATGACGTGCTTATCGACCGTTATAAAGCCGATGAAAATGCAGGTTACCCAACATTGTGTAAAGGCCGCTATTTGGTGGACGAGCAGAAATACCATGTTCTCGAAGAGCCCACCAGCCTCAATACGATTGAATTATTACCTGAGCTAATGGCAGCAAATATTGCCTCCGTGAAAATTGAAGGTCGCCAACGTAGCCCTGCTTATGTTTCTGAAGTAGCGCGCATTTGGCGCCAAGCCATTGACCGTTATAAAGCCAACCCGGATAAATTTGTCACCGATTCTAAATGGATGAAAGCGCTTGGAAAGCTTTCTGAAGGAAGCCAAACCACGTTGGGTGCTTATCATCGCAAATGGCAATAA